Proteins encoded by one window of Camelina sativa cultivar DH55 unplaced genomic scaffold, Cs unpScaffold07630, whole genome shotgun sequence:
- the LOC109131902 gene encoding bromodomain and WD repeat-containing protein 1-like, which translates to LEYATLPGSGDSCCKMILKVIDPNSELFNKAFKLTLPEEVVTFPDFLVERSRYEAAIQRNWTCRDKCKVWWRDEGEEDGSWWEGRILAVKPKSPDFPDSPWERYTVKYKSDPTETHLHSPWELFDADTKWEQPHIDDEQRNRLLSALTKL; encoded by the coding sequence CTTGAATATGCAACTCTTCCTGGTTCTGGGGATAGCTGCTGCAAAATGATACTTAAAGTCATCGATCCAAACTCCGAACTGTTCAACAAAGCTTTCAAACTTACGTTGCCTGAGGAGGTGGTGACGTTTCCAGATTTTCTTGTGGAAAGAAGTCGGTATGAAGCAGCAATACAGAGGAACTGGACTTGCAGGGACAAGTGTAAGGTTTGGTGGAgagatgaaggggaagaagatggTAGTTGGTGGGAAGGGCGGATTCTAGCTGTGAAACCCAAATCACCTGATTTTCCTGATAGTCCATGGGAGAGGTACACAGTTAAATACAAGAGTGACCCTACCGAGACACATCTTCACAGTCCCTGGGAGCTTTTTGATGCTGATACCAAGTGGGAGCAGCCTCACATTGATGATGAGCAACGAAACCG